A genomic segment from Drosophila miranda strain MSH22 chromosome 3, D.miranda_PacBio2.1, whole genome shotgun sequence encodes:
- the LOC108160925 gene encoding probable salivary secreted peptide — protein MKLLLSLTILVAAIFVVHGSSVTWGRRKNNDFLLSRQVEVRSAIKNNFWNIDVDFPRADTENYYKISAIFVYDNFKNSTGAVPGLWAGGPGYRFAQVNLRSFENVGLNSTIEIYGR, from the exons ATGAAGTTGCTCCTCAGTCTCACCATCCTCGTCGCCGCGATCTTTGTGGTCCACGGTTCCAGCGTCACCTGGGGACGCCGCAAAAACAACGACTTTCTGCTCTCCCGCCAGGTGGAGGTCCGCAGTGCCATTAAGAACAACTTCTGGAACATCGACGTCGACTTCCCACGTGCG GACACCGAAAACTACTACAAAATCTCCGCCATCTTCGTGTACGATAACTTCAAGAACTCCACTGGGGCCGTCCCCGGCCTGTGGGCCGGCGGACCAGGCTACCGCTTCGCTCAGGTCAACCTCCGCAGCTTTGAGAACGTTGGCCTCAACTCCACCATCGAGATCTATGGACGCTAA